Sequence from the Helianthus annuus cultivar XRQ/B chromosome 13, HanXRQr2.0-SUNRISE, whole genome shotgun sequence genome:
GCGAGCTGGTATCGCTGCTAAAAAAGAGGCTCCGGTTAATTTCTTAACGGACCCGAAGGAGGGGAGGTCTTTCCTTCGACCAGCCGATGTGCTGGTTTTTGGATGGTCCGGGGGTAAGCATGCTTGCATTGATCTCACGGGGGTGTCGCCTCTTGCCGGTTTCAGGGGCAGTGGTTTTGTTTCAGGGCAAACGACGCGGAAGGCTGAGGCGGGGAAAATATCCAAGCACGAGCAGGCCTGCATAGATAATCAACATGCCTTCCTTCCTTTCGCGTTCGATACCTTTGGTTGTCTGGCCCCTGTGGCGTCCGGTTTCTTGAAGCGGGTTCAAAAGGCAGCGCTTGTGCATGCAACAGTGTCTGTAGGCCATAGTTATGTGTTTAGCCGAGTAGGATTTgcaattcaaaagggggtggcggcgcagcttgttgcccgtctaccaaCCCATGATTTGTAATTTGCTCTAACCTTCTAACTATTGATTTATTCTTCtgcttcaaaaaaaaaattaaactattGATTAACAGGAAAAAGAAATTGAAAAATAAGATAAGGAGATTATTAATTCAAAGTTTAAAACAAACCATTAGAGCGGTTTACTTTATCATCGTGCCATTTATGATTACAAATAAATATTTTATGTTGAGTACAACTTTATTTTCAACAAAACATATAGCGGAATGTCAAGGGAAAAAATCAAGCACACcaacgtacttaagtttttagaaaaaaagttataaaagtaaattattaaagaagtatcaaattaattgaCAAATTAATAcatgtttaaaaaaagaaaaaggatTATTAAAAGAATGGTAAAGGAAataaatggttttaaaaaagaaaaaataaaatatatgttattaaaagtaaatataataataaattgttataatatattaaataaaaaatgacaaaaaaactatatattattataaaaataaagttattatTTCTCGTCCTttatcaacaatatatatatatatatatatatataactaggttttttacccgccgcgcgttgcggcggcgccGACTCGTTTTCGAACTAAATTTACATTGAAGCGTAGAGCAATCCAAATTCATACCGTTGAATGAAAAATGTATTACATCTCgacttgtttccaaacaaaattcACGACAAAACAAAGTGCAACTCAAATCGAATGGATTAGTTCAAACGTTATGTAAttcgttaaccatatgaaaacacacgttTTAGCGTATCTAAATGAACTTAatgtaaggggctgtttggcaacatctgaatggttaagtgctgaaccagtaagaggtctgaaccagtaagaggtctgaaccattaagtgctgaaccagtaagagatctgaaccattaagagcctgtatagtGCTTGACCGTTCAGAGGCAAAGGTCTGACCAATTCatattagaggtcttaaccattcagactctgtataaatcttaaccattcagaggcaactgtctgaaccattcagatatctgctcgtgaaacaaacaggcTGAAttattaagtgctaaaccagtaagaggtctgaaccttTAAGAGCCtcgttaagaggtaaacaaacagcccctaacttatataagcattgtgattgcaTCAAAACGTAAAGTAATCGAATTTTTACCATACagtcataacgtattatatgtgacccgactcatacatagaaaacgtaacggtATAAAGGAAAATTTGACATGTGTAATCAAAAGGGAttaataaaagatttaaaaaaaaggaaaaaaatgaaACCACAATTTGATTCCACTCGATTGAATACAAAATTTATGGAACATATATAAAATAAGCacaaaaatgtattatattttacGTTAAAACGTAGATCGAATCAAATTTACGCTGATAAGCacataaaaatatatacataaaaattAGTATATTTTACTCACTCAAGGTAATAATGTATTTTGAagtaacgtatggagaaatgtaTTTTGTCTTAATCTATTaagaatattattattattagaatatAAAACACAGAGAAACCTTAGTTAGTATTTACCTTTGTAGCTTTGTTTGTTATTTACTTTTGTAGTTAAATCAAGTACTCAAGTTGTTGAAATGAAGGCTGAAGCAAACAAATGACAAAAGGCATCAAACACCATAcaaaagaaaatgagagaagggTTGGTGAAGCAAACAAATGACAAAAGGCATCAATACCATACAAAAGAAAATGTAGCCACCGACCTTTctctttaatatatatatataatatgtaaaACTTGATACATGAAAATATCTAAGTTAATTAGCATATATCACCAAGTACACGAAAATTTAGCGTGAAAACCGCATAGTTCAAAGAGACGTGAGTGTGGTTAAGTAAGTGAATCCGCTTTAAGGACGACTCAACTATATTAGGGTAAAAAATATAGACGTAAGTTATTCAAAATAGCTTTTggaatcattttttttattttaatcctATATGAGATAAGAAAAAAAATGTGACCTTCAAATAATTATCAAATCTTACATTGATGACGGAAGAAAGCGGTAGCAAAGAAAATGTAtaagaatatatatataggggaaggttctacgcagaacactaaatattgtgagaacacACAGAACATAATAAATCATCCATTTTTTTCTATCCTAAAGACCTAAAATGTAAATGAAAATGTTTCAAatataagatttattgtttcttacactagaattcaaaacaaaatatggaAAATTTTCACCTTTtatataacctacacatatgtaggttatgtgtaggttaaattaccAACATGTATGTAGACTATATGTAGGTTAAAATCTTtggtttttttatgtatatataatacagaTATGAATGTAagtaacataaaatttaaaaaaaatatgtactttaaatcctaaaatttagtgttttagagttgttctttttgttctcgcaatagttagtgttctgtaatgatcgtCATCATATATAGTTTATTTACACAACATACACATAGTAggtacacacatatatacatgtataggcaaagtttaaaagttaaaaaaagtaTAGGAATGAATAACTTTAATGGTTTTTATGTATATAACATACACATTTATATGTAAAAGGTTAACTATTAAAAAATATAAGTATTACTGATAAATAAACAGATTTATTTTTTCTATTCTTGCACTAAAACTTTCTTCTGATATATACACACATGCGCACGCACAGATGCTCAAGTTGTAATATATTCAGGTTTGTGACATGTTGTTAGTTAATATCTCACTATTGGAGTGTTCAAATAAGAAGATTTTGTAAGAATTAAATATTAAGTTTTAACCAATAAGAATACTCTAATAAAAGTACATAGACGTTAATAGAATCTCATAACATAGCTCACTCATATAGTATTGCTTACTTGTATAGGCTCTATTAGTTGGGTTTATTAAATGGAGATGTTAGTTGAGCAAGCTCATATCGGCTAGAATTTGACTCAAATTTTCGTACGAGAAAGTTGGCTCGACCCAAATTAGCTCAAGCTAACTTTACTCAAGCTAATTTCCAACAACTTACAAGTTATGAGCTATTTGAACATCACACTTTGCTTACACTCTATAAAAATGTCGAAAATAGCCTAAAACTAAAAGAATATTTAAACCAAACCCAATCCAACCCAGTAAACCCGGGCTACCGGTTTAGGGGCCTTCGCCCATTTGGAAACGGCCCAACAAGTGTGAACAGGTGATTTTTAGTTCTTTCATTTTTATGAAAGTCATAGCTTTAAATGCAAATATTTTATTTTGAGGAATTATTTTTAAGTTAATAATTCTTAAACTATTTTAGCTTTAATAATTTAATTGAAGGGTGTGTAATATTAAGTCTAGGATAAATATTGGAGTAAAATgctaaaatggtccctgagcttagATTATTTTTGCCGCTTTAGTTCAAAAATGAAGCGTTTTGTATGTGGGTCCCTGATGTTTCCATTTtgatgtcattttcatccaaaaggcAAATTGGGTCAGAAATTTCTATTATCCTCCACTTTTTTTGTCGTCTTCCTCGTTTTAATGAAGGGTGGAATCGTCTTTTTACGTATTAATATATCTTAATTAAAATGAGGAAGACAACGAAAAAGGTGGAGGATAACAGAAAACTCTAACCCAGTTTGCCTTTTAGATGACCCAGATATAAAAGGTTTATTTTTAAAACCTCGCCTTGCCCTTGTAGTAGCTCATGCATTAGTTTTCACAGCTTTACTGCTTGACAAGTCGATGCATTTTGACCAAAAATTGACCAGAATCTGTATAGACTATAACAAAACTTGCATATTATGGGTTAGATTCGTGTTGCGTTAGAAATTCACACCCCCTATACACAAGTATAATAATAATGTCAACATGCAAGATATATAAATGGTATTACAATGTATGTAAGTAGTGAAATAACTTGTGCCAATATTTAGAATATACAGAGTATATATCTAATAATATAAATCACAATATAAGTATTTAGTGATAAATAAAtacataataaaatagttaacaaaCAAGTTTGAAAAACAGTTTTAGTCCCCAATGTGAAACTAGTTGCAGTAGTTCCTATGCAAATTTCTTGTCTTTTCTACTTGGAATTTTGCTTAAAACCTTCTCTTGCAATCCCTCACATTGCTTCTTCAATTCAGCTTCTGCTTTCTCAAGATACTCATCAGCCTTTTCCTTGTGCCGCTCGTACAGCAATGGCACAGTGTGCAGAAGAACAAAGGCTGTCGACGATTACAACAATTACGTTATTTCAATAATAATCTCGTTTTTAAATAGTTTGAGAGACTTTCGACCCGTTTAACTCATGTTTATTTTAgcaatattggattttaataatccaaactattcGCCGTTGGCTGCCAACAGTcgcaacttcaaaaataaccactggcagtcaCAACTATTGACATATTGCCCACCAATGGACCTTGACTAACAGAATCCTAACGCCGTTAATCTCCAGTCGCCGGAAAACGTTTTTGGCCAGAAAAAGGTTTCTACAGGTCCggtctaaggttacaaagaggtttgagaTGAAGATGTtaagttttccggccaaaaagtcGAGTTTTccggtgaaaaaaaaaaaaagttttccgACGACTTCAAATTAGTTTTCAcagttttaatcgaattcgaatcgaatacgaattcaagggaaaataaaaattattcgaataattcgattcgaataattcgaaaatcgATATTCGATTCGGTGAACACCCCTAACTTCAATAATTGGAAAAATGTTCCAAAAGGTCCATATTCAGGTTAAAATAAGGTTtgagacgaaaatgttgagtttccaggccaaaaatgagttttccggccaaaaacgtttttccggcgaccgcagactaacggcgttagggttctgttagtccgGGTCCATTGGAgaccaatatgttaatagttgggactgccagttgttatttttaaagttgggactgttgcgaatagttgggattattaaaatcaaaTATTCCATTTTATTTTACCTCTTACCGTTAGAGATAAAATATAACCCAAATCGATACATAAAAGGGTTCGTACATGTGTAGACTAAGGTCAAGAGGCTGCAACAACTTCCTGCAATGGATACAATCCACAAACCAGCAATCACCTGACCATAAACATGTAAGATTGGATCATTAACCGAACAATGGGAATCAAAATATTGGTATCAAGATGGCTGCTATAAGgaagatgatataatatacagctAGAAATTCTTTTAAATCTTTCCCAGAAGCGATTTCTCGAAGGACCTCAAGCGCGTTGTTGATTTCATGCCTGAGGACCGAGGCTGCCTCAAGAACAGTATCTTCGTCGAGGGCGACTTGTGGGAATTCTGGACACCTGGTCATGTAAGACATATATGTCATGCATGTAAAGAAACGCGGTAAAAATAGATGAAAAAGTTTTAAATAGTAAATACAATAGTCCTCAACGTGCAATGCGTACGATATTAAATCATGCGTGTTATAAAAAgtcaaaccctaatcacgcatgaacaaatagttaactgtcattttcgtccctgtggtttgttcacttttgccaTTTCAGGCCAATTTTAAAAAATGAACCAGTTTCCTCCCTGACATACCGGAAACGTGCCACTTCAACCCAAAAATTAAAACTCAGTTAAGTCAGACAGGTTAAATGAAGGGTAGTATTATGAATTCATAAAACAAGGtgaaaataaaagatatatgAGTTTTTGGTTCAGACCAATATTTCatgaacaaaccacagggacgaaaatggcagttaacttcATAAACAAAATATGACATGTGTGATTAGGGATTACCCCATGAGTGATTTTCTGATTTTGTTCATGCGTGATTATATGATTTcttcatgcgtgattatgtggtttGTTCATACATGATTATGGTTTGaattttataacatgcgtgatttacTATCGTACGCATTGCACATTAAGGAATACTGTACGTTAACCTTCACCAAAATAGATAGCCTGCAAATGAAGAAAGCATTACTTGTAGATGAAGTTAAGTGTGTTGGACCACAAGAAATGGACCCCGAGCACAAGTATTAGAATGTGGCATAGTAGACTAAGTAAGTGATATTCGATCATTTCAAAGAGTGCCCATATTATAGTCGCGAAACCAAGCACGCCAGCAGATTTCTTCTTGTTCCTCCATAGAAGTAAGTCAGCAACTGCCAAAAACCAAATTCAAAGACCATTCATATTCAAAAGAACAACAAAGGTACATGAACTTGCAAGAAACTTGAATGTTTCTTAATAATATACAACATATTTCACCTAAATTAGTTCATCTATCAAATAGAATGAATATAGTGAGTGACATGTCGTGTCAGCCGGCCCTGAGCATGGATGTGGTGGGCACCAGCTCAGGACCAAAAACGTAAAAGGGCCCGtaagatttttaattttttttatgtattatatataattaaaaccCTATGCTTGTAACAAGCAACTGAGTGATGCAACGACGACCCTGAATTATTGTTTTACTAGGGCGTAAGGCCCGTTTGTTTATTTCGCccagagcccaatttttttaaacGTTTTCGGAATGGTTACCAAATGAAATTGACCCAAAAATTAAACATAACGATTAACAAAAGTTCTTCACAATTTTTGCATAAGGTACCATTATAGCATGTTCATTTTAAATCAACATGTTAGAGAATGTGAGGATGCATAATGCACTTATACATTGTGTTTAAGGTATAACCAAAGTAGTGGGAGAAGACGGCTACGTCAAAACAATATTGTACAAGTGCATTGTTTCTCAACATGTTTTTGATTCTGAAATGAATGCACTAGATTCCATAAAAATTGCCTATTCTAGAAAACGCCCTTTGGACGCGAATAACCAAAACAAAGATGTGAAATCCTTATTTGACAAAGCGAACAATATTGGTAGATATAAAATCCAGGACGTTATAAAAACAAATTCATATACTCATACAAATCATCAAGAAACATCATTCAAAATCTACAAAGCCTATAACCATTTATCCAAATAAAACTCAAATCAAAACAATTAGGAGATCTAAACAAAACAATGAATAATGGACATAAATATATGTAAGAACATGAAGCATACATACCATCACCACCTCCTAAGAGGGTATGAACAGGCTTCTCCTTCCACGAGACGCTTTCGACCTTGTTTCGATGGTTTGGAGGAACAGGAAAATCCTTCTTGACTTTGGGTTGTTTTCCATCGGAATCCGATGAGGATGACCCATCGTCATGAAACGATTCGGTGATTTCTTCCTTCTTGGTGGCATTATCAGCCATATTTGGATGTTGATTACTGGTTATAATTCGCCAGTATTGGGAGAACGAAGGTGTTTTGTGAATAATAATTTTGTTCGTATTAGAAATAGAAATGAATGATTATGGTATGCATGAGAACAGGTTTGGATCCGAAGCTTAGGTTAGGAGTATTTCAACCTTGAGGTTCGGGAGGGTAAAGTGGGAATTACAGGGCCTCTTGTATATTAAGATTTGGGCTGTATGTTACGTAATTTGTTGGGCTTTAAAAGCACCAAATTCGAGAGTACAAACCGGGTTTTTTAATACCCGTGTTCGGGTGCATACTCGGGGTCGGGTACATATTCGGGTACGGGTATGACCAGGTTTTGAAAATCGGGTATTACCAATACCTGGGTCGAGTCCGGGACCGGGTATTGGCCAGGAAATCCATACCCTATGTACCCGAGTTCGGGTTTTCTATACTAGGGTATTAGAATACCCTTTGTCGTTTTATTTTCCAACTTCATTTTTGAGTTTATAACATTAACTTTAATTATATAAAACTTTAATTCAACAAGATTATATGTTACTAGGAACTAGAATAATTAAAGTGCATACATTCATAAAACCTAGTATCGGGTATTCGTAATACTCGGTGTGGGTATTCCTAAAACCCGGGTATACAAAAAAAACGGGTGTAAATCGGATGCAAAAAAACCCGGGTTTGGGTACTGATGAGAATATGCATACCTGGACTCTATCCTCCGGGTAGGGTCAGGTTAAAAAAAACCCGATTTTTTAAATACTCGGGTCTGGATTCTTTTTACGGATCCTGGTTCGGGTTTTttgcatggttgtaaaaatctcGACTAGGCGCTGATTAATCGCCGATTAATCTCGATTACTTTCCGATTAACTACAATTAATCGCGATTATATCCGATTAATCCCCGATT
This genomic interval carries:
- the LOC110902580 gene encoding reticulon-like protein B2, which encodes MADNATKKEEITESFHDDGSSSSDSDGKQPKVKKDFPVPPNHRNKVESVSWKEKPVHTLLGGGDVADLLLWRNKKKSAGVLGFATIIWALFEMIEYHLLSLLCHILILVLGVHFLWSNTLNFIYKCPEFPQVALDEDTVLEAASVLRHEINNALEVLREIASGKDLKEFLAVIAGLWIVSIAGSCCSLLTLVYTSFVLLHTVPLLYERHKEKADEYLEKAEAELKKQCEGLQEKVLSKIPSRKDKKFA